Proteins from one Gaiella occulta genomic window:
- a CDS encoding HD domain-containing phosphohydrolase: MILDTQRRTWAYACALAIAAVATGLVVSEAGYGLGDPWTIVALITVNAVAERSGVWITRTLQLSIALLPTLFAAVLFGPLAAGLVNAASMLGDSELFSRPDPERAPRLKWATYTSTRFLTGVAAGFIALGIKGSPASGLGRLLAATLVAALVAEILDILSAGITARIRGRDIRDVLRPLAPLLLTSVPLYAPIVAILALAYSEVSPWTAPLFFIPALAAQRLFGMYQQQRQFAQDLKRANMSFAEALVATLEKSDRYTAGHSKAVAIYSRDITKRLGLSPDVQERAYLCGLVHDIGKIGLPASLLLKDGPLTLEERRQMQEHPAIGETILEKVDLYADVAVVVRHHHERIDGEGYPDGLSGSEIPLLSRVIAVADAYNAMTSHRPYREAMSSRVARLRLAQAVESQFDTSVVAAFEAILASAGEDYRMAKREDFDPSGYSAIERLLSEEDVEPRGDPEVAVGVA, encoded by the coding sequence TTGATCTTGGACACACAACGACGGACATGGGCATACGCCTGCGCACTAGCGATAGCGGCCGTCGCCACCGGCTTGGTTGTCTCTGAGGCTGGCTATGGGCTCGGGGACCCCTGGACGATCGTCGCTCTGATCACTGTGAACGCTGTTGCCGAGCGGAGCGGCGTATGGATCACACGCACGCTCCAGCTCTCTATCGCGCTTCTGCCAACACTCTTCGCGGCTGTTCTCTTCGGGCCGCTCGCAGCGGGTCTCGTGAACGCGGCATCGATGCTCGGTGATTCCGAACTCTTCTCACGACCTGACCCTGAGCGGGCGCCGAGGCTCAAGTGGGCGACTTACACAAGTACGCGATTCCTCACCGGAGTCGCCGCCGGTTTCATCGCCCTTGGAATCAAGGGCTCCCCGGCCAGCGGCTTAGGGAGACTTCTCGCAGCAACGCTGGTCGCGGCCCTCGTGGCAGAGATCCTGGACATTCTGTCAGCAGGGATCACCGCAAGGATCCGCGGTCGAGACATCAGAGACGTCCTCCGGCCGCTTGCCCCACTCCTTTTGACATCGGTACCTCTCTATGCACCGATCGTCGCGATCCTTGCGCTCGCCTACAGCGAGGTTTCTCCTTGGACGGCGCCGCTCTTCTTCATACCTGCGCTCGCGGCTCAGCGGTTGTTTGGGATGTACCAACAGCAGCGACAGTTCGCTCAGGATCTCAAGCGTGCCAACATGTCATTCGCTGAGGCTCTGGTCGCAACTCTTGAGAAGAGTGACCGATACACGGCCGGCCACTCGAAGGCGGTGGCGATCTACTCGAGGGATATTACAAAACGACTGGGCCTCTCCCCCGACGTTCAAGAGCGTGCATATTTGTGCGGTCTTGTCCATGACATTGGCAAGATCGGTCTTCCGGCTAGCCTACTTCTCAAGGACGGGCCCTTGACTCTCGAAGAGCGTCGCCAGATGCAGGAACATCCGGCGATTGGCGAAACGATCCTTGAGAAGGTGGATCTGTACGCGGACGTTGCTGTAGTGGTCAGGCACCATCACGAGCGGATTGACGGAGAGGGCTATCCAGACGGACTCTCGGGATCGGAGATTCCGCTCCTCTCAAGGGTCATCGCCGTCGCGGACGCCTACAACGCGATGACCTCCCATCGACCGTACCGTGAGGCGATGTCAAGCCGAGTCGCGCGCCTCCGACTCGCACAGGCCGTGGAAAGCCAGTTTGACACCTCAGTTGTGGCAGCCTTCGAAGCCATCCTCGCTAGCGCTGGCGAGGACTACCGCATGGCGAAGCGCGAAGACTTTGATCCGAGCGGCTACTCTGCGATCGAACGATTGCTGTCTGAGGAGGATGTCGAACCAAGAGGTGATCCTGAAGTGGCCGTAGGCGTTGCATGA
- a CDS encoding response regulator transcription factor codes for MIPFNVPVLRELEQEPTAREIEVLQLVADGLVNREIGQRLFLSEETVKSHVRHLLAKLQARSRAHAVAVGFRRGLIA; via the coding sequence GTGATTCCGTTCAACGTCCCGGTGCTCCGAGAGCTGGAGCAGGAGCCGACCGCCCGCGAGATCGAGGTCCTTCAGCTCGTCGCCGACGGCCTCGTCAACCGGGAGATCGGACAGCGGCTCTTCCTCTCGGAGGAGACCGTGAAATCGCATGTGAGGCATCTGCTCGCGAAGCTTCAAGCGCGCAGCAGAGCCCACGCCGTAGCTGTGGGCTTCCGGCGTGGGCTCATTGCCTAA
- a CDS encoding ABC transporter ATP-binding protein, with protein sequence MSDTATGRAPLLRVEDLRVWFPIMSGVVLDRHVGDVKAVDGVSLAIARGETLGLVGESGCGKSTLGRAMLRLYVPTGGRIVFDDQDITSLSERELQSVRRRMQMVFQDPYASLNPRHSVGRIVGEPLRVHGVVPRREVSGRVRELLEVVGLPADAANRYPHEFSGGQRQRIGLARALALNPDFIVCDEPVSALDVSIQAQIVNLLERLQEKFGLTYLFIAHDLAVVRHISDRIVVMYLGKVVEIAPADDLYENPLHPYTLTLLSAIPIPDPEVERRRVAIRVEGDLPSPANPPRACRFHTRCPFVQETRCAEEEPPLRTIDGHLVACHFAEDVRAGRITPRERPAQFEPASMPAPRTLPIG encoded by the coding sequence GTGAGCGATACGGCGACAGGAAGGGCGCCGCTGCTGCGGGTCGAGGACCTACGGGTCTGGTTCCCGATCATGAGCGGGGTCGTGCTCGACAGGCACGTCGGAGACGTGAAGGCCGTCGACGGCGTCAGCCTGGCGATCGCGCGGGGCGAGACGCTGGGCCTCGTCGGCGAGTCCGGCTGCGGCAAGTCGACGCTCGGGCGGGCAATGCTCCGCCTGTACGTCCCCACCGGCGGCCGCATCGTGTTCGACGACCAGGACATCACGTCGCTCTCGGAGAGAGAGCTGCAGTCCGTGCGGCGGCGGATGCAGATGGTGTTCCAGGACCCGTATGCGTCGCTGAACCCCAGGCACTCGGTCGGACGGATCGTCGGCGAGCCGTTGCGCGTCCACGGCGTGGTGCCGCGACGAGAGGTGAGCGGCCGTGTGCGGGAGCTGCTGGAGGTCGTCGGCCTCCCCGCCGACGCGGCGAACCGGTATCCACACGAGTTCTCCGGCGGCCAGCGGCAGCGCATCGGGCTCGCGCGCGCGCTCGCGCTGAACCCCGACTTCATCGTCTGCGACGAGCCGGTGTCGGCTCTCGACGTGTCGATCCAGGCGCAGATCGTCAACCTGCTCGAGAGACTGCAGGAGAAGTTCGGGCTCACGTACCTCTTCATCGCGCACGACCTCGCCGTCGTACGACACATCTCCGACCGGATCGTCGTGATGTACCTGGGAAAGGTCGTCGAGATCGCGCCGGCGGACGATCTCTACGAGAACCCTCTGCACCCGTACACGCTGACGCTGCTCTCGGCGATCCCGATCCCGGACCCGGAGGTGGAGCGACGACGGGTGGCGATTCGCGTCGAAGGCGACCTGCCGAGCCCCGCGAACCCGCCACGGGCATGCCGGTTCCATACGCGCTGCCCGTTCGTGCAGGAGACGCGCTGCGCCGAGGAGGAGCCGCCGCTGCGGACGATCGACGGGCATCTCGTCGCCTGCCATTTCGCGGAGGACGTGCGCGCCGGGAGGATCACCCCGCGAGAGCGGCCCGCGCAGTTCGAGCCTGCCTCCATGCCCGCGCCGCGCACGCTGCCGATCGGATAG
- a CDS encoding ABC transporter ATP-binding protein, with protein sequence MPEPLLAVDGLHVEFWTDRGTIHAVNGVSFEIAPGETLGIVGESGCGKSVTSLALLGILPRAGRASAGSARFEGRDLLRLSDRELRTVRGREIAMIFQDPMTSLNPVLTIGRQIREPLEEHFGMTRHAARARAAELLEQVGIPSARARLKDYPHQFSGGMRQRVMIAMALACEPKLLIADEPTTALDVTIQAQILDLLRALVAEHHTALIMITHDLGVVAGICERVNVMYAGTFVETGDADRIFARPRHPYTLGLLQSVPRLDLGRRQALQPIAGQPRNMLSPPASCPFAPRCRYRVEQCLAELPALRRMDSGQDAACFRPVAADTWERERLGGAA encoded by the coding sequence GTGCCTGAGCCGCTCCTCGCAGTCGACGGCCTGCACGTCGAGTTCTGGACCGACCGGGGCACGATCCACGCGGTCAACGGCGTCTCGTTCGAGATCGCGCCCGGCGAGACGCTCGGGATCGTGGGCGAGTCCGGGTGCGGCAAGAGCGTCACGTCGCTCGCCCTGCTCGGCATCCTGCCTCGCGCCGGGCGCGCGTCCGCGGGCAGCGCGCGCTTCGAGGGGCGCGACCTGCTGCGGCTCTCCGACCGTGAGCTGCGTACGGTGCGGGGCCGGGAGATCGCGATGATCTTCCAGGACCCGATGACGAGCCTGAATCCGGTGCTGACGATCGGGAGGCAGATCCGCGAACCGCTCGAGGAGCACTTCGGGATGACCCGGCATGCGGCGAGAGCACGCGCGGCGGAGCTGCTGGAGCAGGTGGGCATCCCGAGCGCACGCGCGCGCCTGAAGGACTACCCGCACCAGTTCTCCGGGGGGATGCGGCAGCGTGTGATGATCGCGATGGCGCTCGCCTGCGAGCCGAAGCTCCTGATCGCCGACGAGCCGACCACGGCGCTCGACGTCACCATCCAGGCACAGATCCTCGACCTGCTGCGCGCGCTCGTCGCCGAGCATCACACCGCGTTGATCATGATCACGCACGACCTGGGGGTGGTCGCGGGCATCTGCGAGCGCGTCAACGTCATGTACGCAGGCACGTTCGTCGAGACCGGCGACGCCGATCGGATCTTCGCGCGGCCGCGGCATCCGTACACGCTCGGGCTCCTGCAGAGCGTGCCGCGGCTCGACCTCGGCCGCCGGCAGGCCCTGCAGCCGATCGCGGGCCAGCCGCGCAACATGCTGAGCCCTCCGGCCTCTTGCCCGTTCGCGCCCCGCTGCCGCTACCGCGTCGAGCAATGCCTTGCCGAGCTGCCGGCGTTGAGACGCATGGACAGCGGCCAGGATGCGGCCTGCTTCCGTCCGGTGGCCGCGGATACGTGGGAGCGCGAGCGACTCGGCGGGGCCGCGTGA
- a CDS encoding ABC transporter permease: MSVAELEGRELQLEAGGGLWRDAWRRIRRNPGAIVGFVFVFLFVFTGIFAPLIAPHGPLDQNLDLVADGCCPGPSSGHWLGVDDLGRDELSRVLYGARSSLVIGVVAVGVGLTAGMLLGAIAGYLGGIVDTVIMRCMDVMLAIPGLLFAIGVVAMLGAGLWQIMVAVGVTTIPVFARLLRGSILAQRENDFVLAARSVGVPRRSILFSHILPNAISPVIVQATLALATAIIDVAGLSFLGLGDQDPSRPEWGAMLTGANNYLQNAPLLAIIPGLAIVISALGFNLIGDALREALDPKLRGRA; encoded by the coding sequence ATGTCGGTCGCGGAGCTGGAGGGGCGCGAGCTCCAACTCGAGGCGGGCGGCGGGCTCTGGCGCGACGCGTGGCGGCGGATCCGCCGCAACCCGGGTGCGATCGTCGGGTTCGTGTTCGTCTTCCTGTTCGTCTTCACCGGCATCTTCGCGCCGCTGATCGCCCCGCACGGCCCGCTCGACCAGAACCTCGACCTCGTCGCGGACGGCTGCTGCCCCGGGCCGTCCTCCGGCCACTGGCTCGGCGTGGACGACCTCGGCCGGGACGAGCTCTCGCGCGTGCTGTACGGCGCGCGCTCCTCGCTCGTGATCGGCGTCGTCGCGGTCGGTGTCGGTCTCACGGCGGGCATGCTCCTCGGAGCGATCGCCGGCTATCTCGGCGGCATCGTGGACACGGTGATCATGCGCTGCATGGACGTGATGCTCGCGATCCCCGGGCTCCTCTTCGCGATCGGCGTCGTCGCGATGCTGGGCGCGGGGCTGTGGCAGATCATGGTGGCGGTCGGCGTCACGACCATCCCGGTCTTCGCGCGCCTCCTGCGAGGATCGATCCTCGCCCAGCGCGAGAACGACTTCGTGCTGGCCGCGCGCTCCGTCGGCGTCCCGCGCCGCTCCATCCTCTTCTCGCACATCCTCCCGAACGCCATCTCGCCGGTGATCGTGCAGGCGACTCTCGCTCTCGCCACGGCGATCATCGACGTGGCGGGCCTGAGCTTCCTCGGGCTCGGCGACCAGGATCCCTCGCGGCCCGAGTGGGGGGCGATGCTGACCGGCGCGAACAACTACCTCCAGAACGCGCCGCTCCTCGCGATCATCCCCGGCCTCGCGATCGTGATCTCGGCGCTGGGGTTCAACCTGATCGGCGACGCTCTGCGCGAGGCCCTCGACCCGAAGCTGCGCGGCCGTGCCTGA
- a CDS encoding ABC transporter permease: protein MLRFVVRRLLLVVPILIGLSLLIFLWIRALPGSPAQALLGERATPAAIAQIRHQYGLDRPLYVQYWNYVDKTVHGELGTSIVSRRPVTTELRERFPATVELTLAAMLFAISLGIPLGFLAAKKYGTVFDHGSLVVSLVGVSTPIFFLALLLKYVFSVKFGWLPSVGRQDVLLDTPHPTSFYVLDGIVTGRWTSAWDAVKHLILPAVALGSIPLAIIARITRAAVLDVQNEDYVRTARAKGMGPWTVDARHVFRNAMLPVSTIIGLQTGLLLSGAVLTETVFALPGMGSWLANAIFNRDYPVIQGGILFTALVFVLVNLLVDISYGIINPRIRVS from the coding sequence ATGCTCCGGTTCGTCGTCCGTCGGCTCCTGCTCGTCGTGCCGATCCTGATAGGGCTCTCGCTCCTCATCTTCCTCTGGATCCGCGCGCTGCCGGGAAGCCCGGCGCAGGCGCTGCTCGGCGAGCGGGCGACACCGGCGGCGATCGCCCAGATCAGGCACCAGTACGGCCTCGACCGTCCCCTCTACGTGCAGTACTGGAACTACGTCGACAAGACCGTCCACGGGGAGCTCGGGACGAGCATCGTGTCGAGGCGACCGGTGACGACGGAGCTCAGGGAGCGCTTCCCGGCGACCGTCGAGCTCACGCTCGCGGCGATGCTGTTCGCGATCTCGCTCGGGATCCCGCTCGGCTTCCTCGCGGCGAAGAAGTACGGCACGGTCTTCGACCACGGCAGCCTCGTCGTCTCCCTGGTCGGCGTCTCGACGCCGATCTTCTTCCTCGCGCTGCTCCTGAAGTACGTCTTCTCCGTCAAGTTCGGCTGGTTGCCGAGCGTCGGCCGCCAGGACGTCCTCCTCGACACGCCGCACCCGACCAGCTTCTACGTCCTCGACGGGATCGTCACCGGCCGCTGGACGTCGGCATGGGACGCGGTCAAGCACCTCATCCTCCCCGCGGTGGCGCTCGGCTCGATCCCGCTCGCGATCATCGCGCGCATCACCCGTGCCGCGGTGCTCGACGTGCAGAACGAGGACTACGTGCGCACGGCGCGGGCGAAAGGCATGGGCCCGTGGACGGTCGACGCGCGCCACGTGTTTCGCAACGCGATGCTGCCGGTGTCGACGATCATCGGGCTGCAGACCGGGCTCCTGCTCTCCGGCGCGGTGCTGACGGAGACGGTCTTCGCGCTGCCGGGCATGGGCTCGTGGCTGGCAAACGCGATCTTCAACCGCGACTACCCGGTCATCCAGGGCGGAATCCTCTTCACGGCGCTCGTGTTCGTGCTCGTGAACCTGCTCGTCGACATCTCCTACGGGATCATCAACCCGCGGATCAGAGTGAGCTGA
- a CDS encoding ABC transporter substrate-binding protein → MRKLLKVGAAIAALSVVVAASALAAADKRSASDTLVFGAASDPVILDGPLVSDGESLRVIDQIFEGLVGLKPGTTVIEPKLAVSWKASPNGLIWIFNLRKNVKFQDGTPFNAAAVCANFDRWYSFPGPLQTDAVTYYWNTVFGGFKKPAQGSPGPDKSLYRGCKASGQSTAKIILNRRSSSFLGALALTNFGIASPTALKKYQADAGSVDADGVFHPTGTFGTQHPIGTGPFMLKSWKVGDRLELTANPNYWGPKPKLKRIIFRAISDNSARLQALQTGEIQGYDLVAPQDIATIKGSSKLKVLDRPAFNVGYVGLNQSIPPMNNILVRRAVAYGLDRNAVVKSFYSGRGEVADQFLPPLVVGFAKSGVPQYKYDPEKAKALLRQAGLTLPVKVDFWYPTNVSRPYMPDPKRNFEAFAASLAKAGFQVVPHSAPWRPDYLGATQSGKAQMFLLGWTGDFGDPANFLNVHFGAESGLFGFKNPALFDLLARADAETNPAARIGLYQKASVEVMKFLPMVPYVHSKPALAFQKNVQGYVPSPVSLESFATVSYSR, encoded by the coding sequence ATGCGCAAGCTTCTGAAGGTAGGTGCGGCGATCGCGGCACTGTCGGTCGTCGTGGCGGCGTCCGCGCTGGCAGCGGCCGACAAGAGATCCGCCAGCGACACGCTCGTGTTCGGCGCCGCGTCCGACCCGGTCATCCTGGACGGGCCGCTCGTGTCGGACGGAGAGTCTCTGCGTGTGATCGACCAGATCTTCGAGGGCCTCGTGGGGTTGAAGCCCGGCACGACGGTGATCGAGCCGAAGCTCGCAGTGAGCTGGAAGGCGAGCCCGAACGGGCTCATCTGGATCTTCAACCTGCGCAAGAACGTGAAGTTCCAGGACGGCACGCCGTTCAACGCCGCCGCCGTGTGCGCCAACTTCGACCGCTGGTACAGCTTCCCGGGCCCGCTGCAAACCGACGCCGTGACGTACTACTGGAACACGGTGTTCGGCGGCTTCAAGAAGCCGGCACAGGGAAGCCCGGGCCCGGACAAGAGCCTCTACCGCGGCTGCAAGGCCTCCGGCCAGTCGACGGCGAAGATCATCCTCAACCGGCGCTCGTCGTCGTTCCTCGGCGCGCTCGCGCTCACGAACTTCGGCATCGCGAGCCCCACGGCCCTGAAGAAGTACCAGGCCGACGCGGGCTCGGTCGACGCCGACGGCGTCTTCCATCCGACGGGCACGTTCGGAACCCAGCACCCGATCGGCACGGGGCCGTTCATGCTCAAGTCGTGGAAGGTCGGCGACAGGCTGGAGCTCACGGCGAACCCGAACTACTGGGGCCCGAAGCCGAAGCTGAAGCGGATCATCTTCCGGGCGATCTCGGACAACTCCGCGCGCCTGCAGGCGCTCCAGACCGGTGAGATCCAGGGCTACGACCTCGTCGCGCCCCAGGACATCGCGACGATCAAGGGCTCCTCGAAGCTGAAGGTGCTCGACCGGCCTGCCTTCAACGTCGGCTACGTGGGGCTGAACCAGTCGATCCCGCCGATGAACAACATCCTCGTGCGGCGGGCCGTGGCCTACGGGCTCGACCGCAACGCCGTCGTGAAGTCGTTCTACTCGGGTCGAGGCGAGGTGGCCGACCAGTTCCTGCCGCCGCTCGTCGTCGGCTTCGCCAAGTCGGGCGTGCCGCAGTACAAGTACGACCCGGAGAAGGCGAAGGCGCTGCTCCGGCAGGCCGGACTCACCCTGCCGGTGAAGGTGGACTTCTGGTATCCGACGAACGTGTCGCGGCCGTACATGCCCGACCCGAAGCGGAACTTCGAGGCGTTCGCGGCCAGCCTCGCCAAGGCCGGCTTCCAGGTCGTCCCGCACAGCGCGCCGTGGCGCCCCGACTACCTCGGGGCGACCCAGAGCGGCAAGGCGCAGATGTTCCTGCTCGGCTGGACCGGCGACTTCGGCGACCCGGCCAACTTCCTCAACGTGCACTTCGGAGCGGAGAGCGGGCTGTTCGGTTTCAAGAACCCGGCGCTCTTCGATCTCCTGGCGCGGGCGGATGCGGAGACGAACCCCGCGGCCCGCATCGGGCTGTACCAGAAGGCCAGCGTCGAGGTGATGAAGTTCCTGCCGATGGTCCCGTACGTCCACAGCAAGCCGGCGCTCGCGTTCCAGAAGAACGTGCAGGGATACGTCCCGAGCCCCGTCTCGCTGGAGTCCTTCGCGACCGTCAGCTACAGCAGGTAG
- a CDS encoding sigma-70 family RNA polymerase sigma factor codes for MTQNQLTELFESDQIKALIERSEERGWVEPTELEAFVLEHELNDEEAEQITRELETMGLEVGEPQSGADEKRSAEERKKEEAEAAVWAAETLSGAADSLQLFLADVGRHKLLTAADEVTLAKRIERGDPVAKRRMIESNLRLVVSIAKGYRGLGVPFLDLIQEGTLGLNRAVEKFDWRRGYKFSTYATWWIRQSVQRAVANHARTIRVPVHVVERQQKLSRAARRLEVELGREATKQELAEATGLPIQHVDEALGAAHASVSLNQTVGADDEGELGDLFADREAADPFEEAEESLRRQGVRRALDALPERERRILELRFGFEGEPWTLEAIGHELDLTRERVRQLEGQALSRLAALRELASLAA; via the coding sequence TTGACGCAGAACCAGCTGACGGAACTGTTCGAGTCTGACCAGATCAAGGCACTGATCGAGCGCTCCGAGGAGCGCGGCTGGGTGGAGCCGACCGAGCTCGAGGCGTTCGTGCTCGAGCACGAGCTCAACGACGAGGAAGCGGAGCAGATCACGCGCGAGCTCGAGACGATGGGCCTCGAGGTGGGCGAGCCGCAGTCCGGCGCAGACGAGAAGCGCTCGGCCGAGGAGCGCAAGAAGGAGGAGGCGGAGGCTGCCGTGTGGGCGGCGGAGACGCTGTCGGGCGCCGCCGACTCGCTGCAGCTCTTCCTCGCCGACGTCGGGCGGCACAAGCTGCTCACGGCCGCGGACGAGGTCACGCTGGCGAAGCGCATCGAGCGGGGCGACCCGGTTGCGAAGCGCCGCATGATCGAGTCGAACCTGCGCCTCGTCGTGTCGATCGCCAAGGGCTACCGCGGTCTCGGCGTGCCGTTCCTCGACCTCATCCAGGAGGGGACGCTGGGCCTGAACCGCGCCGTCGAGAAGTTCGACTGGCGCCGCGGCTACAAGTTCTCGACGTATGCGACCTGGTGGATCCGCCAGTCGGTGCAGCGCGCGGTGGCGAACCACGCCCGCACGATCCGCGTGCCGGTGCACGTCGTCGAGCGGCAGCAGAAGCTGTCGCGGGCGGCGCGGCGGCTCGAGGTGGAGCTGGGTCGCGAGGCGACGAAGCAGGAGCTTGCCGAGGCGACGGGTCTGCCGATCCAGCACGTCGACGAGGCGCTCGGGGCGGCGCACGCGTCCGTGTCGCTGAACCAGACGGTCGGCGCCGACGACGAGGGCGAGCTCGGCGACCTGTTCGCCGACCGCGAGGCCGCGGACCCGTTCGAGGAGGCGGAGGAGTCGCTGCGCCGCCAGGGCGTGCGTCGAGCGCTCGACGCCCTGCCGGAGCGTGAGCGGCGTATCCTCGAGTTGCGCTTCGGCTTCGAGGGCGAGCCGTGGACGCTCGAGGCGATCGGCCACGAGCTCGACCTCACGCGCGAGCGCGTGCGGCAGCTCGAGGGCCAGGCGCTGTCGCGCCTGGCCGCGCTGCGCGAGCTCGCCTCGCTCGCCGCGTAG